In the genome of Amphiura filiformis chromosome 4, Afil_fr2py, whole genome shotgun sequence, one region contains:
- the LOC140149968 gene encoding uncharacterized protein: MESILFATKKKTTASQQMTKRAIKPKEYAPTGGPPGTYQGDLVFFEDISRVNRGHKSILTVISANSRFVYAEPLKKKSDTPDAMRRIINNAKSRESIKTLWTDPGTEFTSKKFQDLMKASNIQHQFSGAKNHAPLGRIDRFHLTLRTIFERWFLHTGKNNWVDSLPQIIESYNKRVNSAIGIAPANTTPDHIEQVRLEDKARAMRVANRVDKLNLTPGTDVRHIVNRVGFTKGSAPKWSSTVHEIQERVGVDRFKIKGLQGTYKDYELQAISPLTGSDQAKRSMQSTRSREKERQTQRVERRIHREGIEPRAPSPRRLRPRKK; encoded by the coding sequence ATGGAGTCGATACTTTTTGCTACCAAAAAGAAAACCACAGCCTCGCAGCAGATGACCAAGCGTGCGATTAAACCAAAAGAATACGCTCCCACCGGCGGACCTCCAGGCACCTACCAAGGCGACCTAGTATTCTTCGAGGACATATCCAGAGTGAACCGCGGCCACAAGAGTATCCTGACCGTGATTAGCGCAAACTCTAGGTTCGTGTACGCCGAGCCTCTCAAGAAAAAATCCGACACACCCGATGCCATGCGGCGTATCATTAATAACGCCAAGTCCAGAGAGTCGATCAAAACCCTATGGACCGATCCGGGAACGGAATTTACCTCGAAAAAATTTCAGGATCTGATGAAGGCCTCCAACATTCAACATCAATTCTCTGGCGCTAAAAATCACGCCCCTCTTGGCCGAATCGATCGTTTCCATCTCACGCTTCGCACAATATTTGAACGCTGGTTTCTCCACACCGGAAAAAACAATTGGGTCGACTCTTTACCCCAAATCATCGAATCTTACAACAAGCGTGTGAACAGCGCCATAGGAATAGCCCCAGCCAACACAACCCCCGATCACATTGAGCAAGTTCGTCTAGAAGACAAGGCAAGAGCGATGAGAGTTGCCAATCGCGTGGATAAACTTAATCTAACTCCCGGCACCGACGTTAGACACATCGTTAACAGAGTAGGTTTCACGAAAGGCAGTGCGCCAAAATGGTCTTCGACCGTGCACGAAATTCAAGAGAGAGTGGGTGTTGATAGGTTCAAAATCAAAGGTCTGCAAGGAACGTACAAGGATTACGAACTTCAGGCCATTTCACCGTTGACCGGGTCGGACCAGGCGAAGCGAAGCATGCAGAGCACGCGGAGTCGAGAAAAAGAAAGACAAACCCAACGAGTGGAACGAAGGATCCACCGCGAAGGCATTGAACCGCGTGCTCCGTCACCAAGACGGCTCAGACCCCGTAAAAAATAA